From the Lemur catta isolate mLemCat1 chromosome 1, mLemCat1.pri, whole genome shotgun sequence genome, the window CCCCAAGCAAGCTGCCCGCAGCGGCGTCTGCAGCTCGCAGCCCCATGCAGGCTAGGGCCTCCCGGGCTGCGCCCCAAGTCCGGCCGGCCGCGCTCTCGGAATGAGCGAGCCGGCCTGAGGCTGCTGCTGCGCGAGAGGCGGGGGAGGGTGGAAAATGCGAACCATGTGTTGGGAATGGGGGGATGTTATGGGTCTGGTAGTTTGAGATGAGGCAGGAGACTGTGTGTGGCAAGGAAACGAGGGGCATGAGTTTCAAGTTAATGAGATCAGGACACCCCCTGGGAAGACTCCTTACGTTTCCAAAGGAAAAAGCCTCAGGTGGTGGGATAGACGCGGGCCGGAGGCCGCAGATACTGAGATCTCCGCGGGGGTGCGGGGGCAGACTCTACACATCCACACGCCCAGCCTCAGAGCCCCTACCTTGATCGGTGATGGAGCGGATCCCCAGGATGTCAGTGACCGAGTGCGAGGAGGGCCAGGTGCGCGGCATGGCCACAGAACCGGGGATGGCAGGCACACCGGGTGGCGTGGGCACCTTGGCGGCCGCCGCCGTGATGGGGCTGGGGTACGAGTAGATGTGGTTGTAGGGCAGCGCTGGCTGCGGCGCCGGCTGGTGCTGCTTGTATGAGTCGTAATGACCCTGCTGGGCCAAGTTGCCAATCTTGTTGCGCAAAATGCGGCTGATGGAGCTCACTGAGGGCACGTTGTACTTGTCGCACACGCCGTCCGCCAGCAGGCGGTCCCGGATCTCCCAGGCGAAGATGCCAGGGTCCCTCTGCTTGTAGGTCCGGATGTGTTTCACCACTGTGGGGGTGGTGACCCGGGGCTTGCTGCCCCCGATGGCTCCTGGCAAGATCGAGCCCGTTTCGTTGTACCGCGCCAGGATCTTGCTGACGCAGCCGTGCGAGACCCGTAGCTGCCGGCTGATGTCACACGGTCGGATGCCCAGTTGGGCCAGTTCCACGATGCGAAGCCGGATGGCGTTGGGCAGGGGCCTCCCGTTCACGAACACTCCTCCCAGCTGGTTCACCTCCCCGAAGGCTGGCTCtgcaaaacaaacacacagcGCGCGGGGACGCGCACCCGCCGCTTGGGACAGCTGCCTGCCACTCGGCCTCAGTGCGTGTCCGGAGGCAGAGAGAACGCACCCACCCCAAAATAACGACTGGGGCTGTCCCCAAACCAAACGGTCCTCGAACATAGCCGAAGGGCCCCAAAGCGCCGAAGTCCAGTTAGACCCCCTCCTTCATTCCTGCGGTGCGAGACGCCGCTACAGTCAAGTgaagtggtgagaattagggCGGTTCTGAGTGTTCAAAAGTGTCCGAAGCAGGCGGGGAAATAGGTCTTGACGCCTGAACACGCTCCTTCTCGCCTGCTGCGCACTAAAGTCCTTGCGCTGctccctcttcccacccaccccattCCCAGCGCCCGCCTGAAGACCCGCGCAAAGTCAAGGGGAAGCTagaggggagtgtgtgtgtgtgtgtgtgtgtgtgtgtgtgtgtgtgtgtgtgtgcaacaaAACTTGGTTTGCTACCGAGGCTGCGGTGCTCGCTGATAGCACAGCACCCTTctcttaaaatcagaaaatggcATCAACAGCAACCCAGTAGCCTGCATTCAGATTGAACTGCTATGCGCCACTGACCCTTAGCGTGTTCATACAACTTGTAGGAACACGAGCAAAGTCAATACGGAGAGTGTGAGCGCTTAGTGGCGCGCGCCCTtgcgctccctccctccctcgcctgctctctccctccctcctttcaaGGCTTTGACAGAGTCGCCCGCCGACACTCACCCATTGCTCCGAGCAGTACACCAACCCGGCCCCAGTTCCGCACTGCCAGGAGGAAACTTTTCGCGCGGCCTCAGTGGCCCAGCCTGTTGCTACCCCGGGCCGCCGATGCCTCCGCTTCTtcccgggaggaggaggcaagaGTGCAAAAGGAAGGAGTAAAAGGAAGTCTGTGCCCCGATGAAAGAGGCTTGAGCTCTGCATTTCAATCTAAGCAGCAACGTGGGCTGGGCTGAGCAGGGCCGGGCGGCTCCGTCTATCACTCACTGGGGACACGCCCCCGAAGAGGCGGGCCCAAGAGTGAACTGCGTGGTGATTGGTGCGAGCCAGTGAGCGACAGCACAGTTCAGGAAACTCCTTCCGCTGTTCCTTTCAGGCTGGCTCCCCACCTGGGTGactaaatacaatgaaaatggGTGTTTGACATCTTCCCAGGAGCGGCACAGACAGCAAAATCAGGATGGTAAAAAtgctgaataaacaaatgaaagcgTTTGGTCTGAATATGAGTGACTCGAAGGGGGAAGGAGCCGAGGAGACCTCCTTGGGGGAACGATGGGCGCCTCAGAATTGAAGTTAAGAATCTAGGTGGGAGGCGGGCGCCACCGTTTATGGGGGAGTAGGGGCCGGGGAGGTCTTAGCATAATCTGTCATGCAGGCCTCCGCGGGCCTCGAGGAGAGCTCGGTCACCCGCCGATTCTACCTCAAGTCAGTGACATGGCTGGTGGCAAGAGCGCAGGTGTAAGAAGGTAGGCCGCGGAGAAATCGACGTTGCCTAGAGGCCGAACCACGGGTGGGGACCAATGTTAAAGCCAGGGAGGCCCCTCCCGCAGCCGGCTTCCCGCGGCGGCCCCGAGTGGGCTAGTCTGGGAGCGCGGGCCAACCCTTAGCCACGCAGGTttgcaggctgaggcaggggtcGTGCCATGTGCCGGGAATTTAAACACGCGCAGCGAAAGCGAGCGCACAGCTCCAGGTCAACTTATGGCGGGTGCGTGGGCCGCTCACTCCAGAGCTCAGCACTCGGGCCTTGGTGCCAGCGTTTGCAGGGATTCTCCAAACCAGTGAGCCTCTTCGAAAGGGTTTTGCTTAAATATGAAAGAGACTTAGTCTAAAGAAAGTGGACACGGCGCTGCACCTAATGTAATTCCTGCGTCTTCCATTTAGCTACCAGAGGCCCTGCAGTTCTGcctatttctgaattttcagttttgttcattCTAAATTTAAAGTGTACGGTATGCCTTTTGCGGccaaagttattaatatttacagtaaCAGTTGTGGAGAATgagaatcaaaataataaatgagatgaGGAATATTGTAATGAATTTGGGAGCTCATACTGCTCTGGTCACGGACACTGATACTGCTGCTTAGTACTCTACGACTCTCCTTCTTGTGCACACAAAATTCGGGGTGATCCTCCTACAGTCCCCAGGGATATGTGTGGCTCGGGTCTACACACTGGGAAACTGACTAGGCCCAGATCCCAGACCAGTCAGTGACAAGAACCCAGGAAAAACTAGTAATCAGCTGTGCTTCTTGAAACGAACAGTGATCTCCAGATCCCGCTTCTACGTTGGGGAGGCACTCAATTCAAATTCACTTAGAGTATGAAGGGTTTGAAAGATAAAGATGAACTCAAATACCTTTAATTCTTTACAATTGAGATCTTGTGAAAAGTCCCACAAGTAGACGTACTTGAACTTGTCCcttttttgttggttggtttcaaatgtttaaaatcttCTTGACTTGATAGAGATTTCACCTTAGCCTGACCCCCAATACCTGTTGTGTGGCACCGTCTGGAGCTTTGCATAAGGACAGCCTTTGGAAATCTAACATTTTAGAAGCAGCAGCTCTTTCTTTAGGACTGGGGAGTAAATTAGTTGAGACTTTGCGATATCTGAGAGGAGCTTAAGACTTTGCCTTAGGCTTGCGCAAAGCCACGAACATGCCCAGAAACTTGATCGGGaaccctgccctcccacctccagaCACGCTATGAGTAGCGACCTCTGCGCGGACTCTTTGCCACATGTCCATGAGCCTAATAGGCGTTCACAGAGGCTTTGGGGCTGCCGTGCAGGTACAAGGCCGTAAGGCCAAATGCCCCGGAGGGGGTTGGGGCGGGCTCTGTGAGAGCTTTAGCAATTCTACAGCACCAGCCCGGAGTGAGAGACCCGTATTGTTTAGAACTCTGGCTAAGTAAACTTAACACGCAACATCCTCTTGTTCGCCACCGACTCCTTCAGCTGTCACACATCTCCCGCGCTCTCGCACAGGTCCGATGCCATATCTCGGTTTCCACCTGCTGGATTTGGTTGTGGCCCTTTGGCCTTAGCTGCTGGTGAGTGCCCTGCTCCGCGCCCCCGCGGCGCCCGGCAGGCCCCACTCACGCGGGCAGTTGCAAGTGCTGGGTTCTCTTGGCTCAGGGTATTCTAAAGAGCCCGCAAAGAATCAATTTTAGGTGCTTTGGGCAACTAAGTATCTGAGGCAAGCGGAGGTCCGCGTGCTGGGGGCAAGGGGAAGGAAGCTGCAGGGGCAGACAGGAGCGGAGGGATCGGAACGGAAGGGGCTGACACTGCGGGGGTGAGGTAGCTAGCGAGCCGCTGAGCCCGAGCCAGAGACGGATCTAAGGAGGGAAAGAAgcatggaggaaggaagagagagagaacactaaAGTCTTGAGCAATCCGCAACGGTGCGTAAGGATGCAAAACTTTGAGAAAGAGCAAGGGTCAGCTAGGGTCAGCGCCCCCTAGTTACTGACCGCTCTGGACCTAGGGGATCACACAGGGATCAGGAGAATTTCgactaaaagaagaaatttaagaccaaaaccaaaacacaacCAGTAAGGCCTGCAGCTGGCTCAGGCCGGGGAGAAGCCAAAAAGCCTTTCCCCTAGGCGCTGTCAAGGCCTCCTCGGCGGGGCGACCCGCTCTCTGAGTAAATATTTACTCAGTGGGAGACTGGAAGCTGGCGGGGCCAGAGGGTGAAGGAGGGGGCTACACGGGATGGGAGGAATCGCCACCCTCGCACTGGCCGGATCCCGGTGTATACCTGCCGGAGGGGAGCCGGGGCCCAGGACTTTACCTGCGGCTCAGCCCAAGCTTGAGGCTGGGGAAACTTTAGCCCGCAGCTCGCCTTCTCGgactcctccctgcccccgcgAACCCTGGCAAGATGCTGTAAAGTCTCCATAAATCTGTCAGCGGTCCTAGTGCCGCGGGCGGTCACCTGCGGCGCCCCCCTCGCAGCACTAGCGGGGTCTGAGGAGAGACgcggaaaaggaaaaggaatctaGCTCCTCCCGAGGCCGCCCTCGAGTGGCCAGGCAGATGGCACCTGAGGGCTGCCGAGGTCAGACCCAGGCGCCGCAGGCTGTGCGGGGAGCCCCCTCCCTGGTTCCCCGGCCTGGATCGACCCCCGGCTGAGCTGTTCCTCCAGGAGCCTGCTTCTCAGGGTCTACAGGTCAGAGATGACTGCGGATGGGAGGGTAAGGCGAGAGAGGGGTGTGCGTATGCTCAAGAGAGGGGTCGTTTTGTTCCCTGTCGCAGTTATGACAAGCAGAGCTGGCAGAGGAGACTATTAAGGAGCTGATTCTCCCAACTTGCCCCCATGCTGAGACCAGACTGGACTCCGAGCCCAGGAGACAGTGCCCGCCTCTAGCCCACTCTGGGGAGTTGCGGAGATCTCGCTGGCGACCAGAGTTCGAGCTCAGGGGCAGGGGTTTTCAGAGTGCATTGACTTCTTCCAGACATCTGAGGGTAAATGCGGTAATGACAAGACTTCGAGTCAGCTTCTCCCACGGGACCGTCTCTTCCAGGATGAGTGGGGATTGCGCTCGGCACAGAGAGGTAAGGAGGCCCAGCTTCTCCAGACCTCGGCCCACTGCTATGTCTAGGTCTCGCAAGGTCAGCGGCCCACTGGGCCCCCCAGCAAATGCGCCGCAAGGAGCAGCGGGAAGCGAGCCCCGCGCCCAAGGCGAGGGAGGGTCCCCCTCGACTGCTGGCCAGGCAGGATCTTCGCGTGGAGCTACgggagggcgggggcggcggcTAAAGGGAACAACCTCCGGGGATTGAGAAGGAGACAGCCCGCGGGGGTCCTTGGCCCCAGCCAAgccgggggtgggtggggaggacaggaggcGCCCACACACTGACCTGCTGGCCTGGACTTGGCGGGACTGCGGACGCACCAGCTCAAGGAGAAGCCGCACTGGCCCCGGAGAGGAGCTGAGCGCGGCCGAAAGATGCTCTAAGAGTCGCCCCGCGGCCTCTCCACCTTCTCACTAAGGAATCTCACGGTTCAAGCAAGAGCCTTTCCCTGGCTCCGCGACGTAGCTACCACGGCAGCGGATAGGGTAGGACCGAGCTTGGAAACCGCTCCGGGTGCACAGCGGGTCCGACAGAGGCCAGGCCGCAGCGCTGCACGCCGTGGGATCCACCCCGCCGGCTGCGAGCGCTCGTCGCCCGCTTTCTCCTTccaagggcaggggaggggcttgTTGCCGCCTGAAACCGGCTTTTAATTCTCCGCCTGCCTGTTTCCGATCACCCGGGGttggtttttctgtttgctcACTCCTTCTATTACAATAAAAACAATCgacatttcttttcagtttcccCATATTAGCGTCACTCAGTAATtgttctccacccccaccccctcgcGTTGAAGGCGAGCGGGATTGCTGGTATTCTCGCATTGGAAGGTTTCCGAGTATATAAGCAAATCTTTCCTAAAgactttaaagtaaaaataaataacgGCCCGGGAAACTGCTGTGACCCTAACATCACTTTCTGAACGCAAATTACAcccatttttcagttttcaacaGCGGAATTGCTTTCAGAAGGACGGCGCGGAGCCCCATGTGATATGATTGTTTGTTTATTAAATCTGCAAATGAAAGAGAACACAGTTTTGTGCAAGGGGGAGAAACTCGTAGCTGCGGGACGGCAAGACCCAACAAAAATCGGATCCCAACTGGGGGGCGCAGGGGTAGAGATAGGGAAGGGTTCCTGACGGGAAGCCGGTCTGACCTAGCCAGAAGGAGGGCTACTTCGCCTTGTCAGGGTTGCAGCATTCGTAGAAGTTGCGCAGCTCGGTGACTAGGACACAGTCCCCTGTCACTCTACAGCCTTGAGCTGCGGCGCTCCGGAGAGGCTCAGCCGCGTGTGGGAAAAACAAGATTGTGGGTTCTTTAAAGCACAGCTATTTGAGACCCTGCCCTAAGGCGTCCTTCTGAAGACCCAATTGGCCTAAAGGATGTCTGGAAGAGATAAACCAGAACTAGGCTGAGCCTCTAAGCCCTGGTTTCGGGAGCAAGCACACATGAAGCCCTTCGGGGGGGGCCCACTGCGGTCCAGGTTATGTTGAATATAGCTTTGTTGCGAGGTCTGGGTTGCCTGCAGGCTTCGAGGCCCAGCTCGCTGTCCCTTGGTCAGGGCCGGGCCTCAGCCCTATAGGCCCCGAACTGGGTCCAAACTCCTGACAGAGGGGACAATTCATTCTAGACCTGATTTATGGCTTTTCTGAGGAGCCTGAATCAACCTGCAAGCCAGAGTCATCTTGCCTTGCAAAAAGCTTTCTCTCAGTTTCTGCGATACAGCTACCTGAGGCTTACTAACTGTACGTCCCCTCTGGGTGGCATGATCCCCCCGCGAGTCGTCCCCCGTCACGTGCTACTTGGGGCATCCTTGCACCCGGGGAAGTGAACAGAGCTGCGAGGCCCCTGGGGCACTGCAAGGTCGAGGCGCGATATTTCCAGCCTGTCGCCTTCTCTGGGCTCGCTCCACCACCCACTAGCCCAGCGCTGACTCCTACACTGTCC encodes:
- the PAX9 gene encoding paired box protein Pax-9; the protein is MEPAFGEVNQLGGVFVNGRPLPNAIRLRIVELAQLGIRPCDISRQLRVSHGCVSKILARYNETGSILPGAIGGSKPRVTTPTVVKHIRTYKQRDPGIFAWEIRDRLLADGVCDKYNVPSVSSISRILRNKIGNLAQQGHYDSYKQHQPAPQPALPYNHIYSYPSPITAAAAKVPTPPGVPAIPGSVAMPRTWPSSHSVTDILGIRSITDQVSDSSPYHSPKVEEWSSLGRNNFPAAAPHAVNGLQKGALEQEAKYGQAPNGLPAVSSFVSASSMAPYPTPAQVSPYMTYSAAPSGYVAGHGWQHAGGTPLSPHNCDIPASLAFKGMQAAREGSHSVTASAL